Proteins encoded within one genomic window of Anopheles gambiae chromosome 3, idAnoGambNW_F1_1, whole genome shotgun sequence:
- the LOC1275140 gene encoding uncharacterized protein LOC1275140, translated as MPTTYNPNYENSFPWCSPDPKDVYAAVCKWCNKKIKINTMGRVALVSHEKSKAHHHQVLVRKTNLPISHFLPNQIVGNNLLSSSPSLSSISTAMATQISASDSSTNTDNQHSKASNVLNRFMLNEQVTSAEIVWALETIATHNSYRSAGANTNLFKTMFPDSQIAAKLEMGRTKLAYLITFGLAPYFTNEIFKQLDVCSEIVIGFDETLNKVSQRQQMDVSVRFWNENKEQVECRYIGSAFLDSSRAVDLLNGLKQCTERKPALLNNVIQLSMDGPNVNWRLMKDLCEELRNLRGVPSFDLLNIGSCGLHAIHNAFKNGMKHTEWNIDEFLTSLYYLFKDFPLRRADYKETTGSNLFPLKFCPIRWIENLNVAERASKMIPYLKVYVAAVKNQRDKKLKEGHHSFKRSFAAVAQSRPFAVIEKTISDEMLSPKLAFFISSAGCVEPFLREFQCDAPMAPFLFDELTSITHSIMSKVLKSECLNVKAKAITNIELKDNNTLPTSQVDIGFGVKAAIKTIMTSGKISEKVILQFKNDCKAYYIAFLTKICDRSPLSHSFTRYISCINPETITKSLDIALKRLEYCLDYMVQRDHLGGNVADKVRQEFTNAVEISSIKSSLAAYKRHECRLDNFWFKVLADSRKEFSNLRIFLKKILILSHGNATLERGFSINKECLIVNLIDESLVAQRIVYDAILNAGGVLGVDINKSLIQYARNAHGRYVESLEQKKKERAQKDDASARKKTTNQALKELELVKAKILADAQKEVALIEEKMSNLNK; from the exons ATGCCTACCACATACAATCCAAACTATGAAAATTCATTTCCATGGTGTTCTCCTGACCCGAAGGACGTATATGCAGCGGTTTGCAAATggtgtaacaaaaaaataaaaatcaacactATGGGTAGAGTGGCTTTGGTTAGTCatgaaaaaagcaaagcacatcatcatcaagtgTTGGTTCGAAAAACTAACCTTCCAATCAGCCATTTTTTACCAA aTCAAATCGTTGGTAATAACCTGTTGTCGTCATCTCCGTCACTTTCTTCAATTTCCACTGCAATGGCTACCCAAATCTCAGCTTCAGATTCTTCCACGAACACTGATAATCAACACTCTAAGGCTTCCAACGTCTTGAATAGATTCATGCTAAACGAGCAAGTTACAAGTGCTGAAATTGTGTGGGCTCTGGAAACTATTGCCACTCATAACTCCTATCGCAGTGCTGGGGCTAACACTAATTTATTCAAAACTATGTTTCCGGACAGCCAAATTGCCGCCAAGCTCGAGATGGGACGCACAAAACTTGCGTATCTAATAACTTTTGGTCTGGCACCTTATTTCACAAACGAAATATTTAAGCAACTTGATGTATGTTCCGAAATAGTAATTGGTTTCGATGAAACATTGAACAAAGTTTCACAACGCCAACAGATGGATGTTAGTGTGAGATTTTGGAATGAAAATAAGGAACAGGTAGAATGTCGATACATTGGATCAGCGTTTTTAGATTCTTCTCGTGCAGTTGATCTCCTTAACGGATTGAAACAGTGCACAGAAAGAAAGCCTGCTCTACTGAATAACGTGATTCAGCTAAGCATGGACGGACCGAATGTAAATTGGCGTTTAATGAAGGACTTATGCGAAGAACTTCGAAATCTGCGTGGGGTACCATCTTTTGATTTATTAAACATAGGTAGTTGCGGCTTACATGCTATTCATAATGCTTTTAAAAATGGTATGAAGCACACTGAATGGAACATTGACGAGTTTTTGACATCCCTCTATTATTTGTTCAAAGACTTTCCGTTGCGCCGTGCAGATTATAAAGAAACTACCGGATCCAATTTATTCCCACTGAAATTTTGTCCTATTCGATGgattgaaaatttgaatgTGGCTGAGCGTGCATCTAAAATGATTCCTTATTTGAAAGTCTATGTGGCTGCGGTCAAAAACCAACGTGACAAAAAACTCAAGGAAGGTCACCATTCTTTCAAAAGGAGTTTTGCTGCAGTTGCTCAGTCTAGGCCATTCGCTGTAATAGAAAAGACCATTTCTGATGAAATGTTGAGCCCAAAACTtgccttttttatttcctcAGCTGGATGTGTGGAACCCTTTTTGCGAGAATTTCAATGTGATGCTCCTATGGCgccatttttgtttgatgaGTTAACTTCAATTACCCATTCTATAATGAGTAAGGTTTTAAAATCGGAATGCTTAAATGTAAAAGCTAAAGCGATTACCAATATTGAGCTCAAAGATAACAACACACTACCGACATCGCAAGTTGATATAGGCTTTGGAGTCAAAGCGgcaattaaaacaataatgaCAAGTGGAAAAATATCTGAAAAGGTGATCCTTCAGTTTAAGAACGATTGTAAAGCTTATTATATtgcatttttaacaaaaatttGTGACCGTTCTCCACTGTCACACAGTTTTACACGATATATCTCATGTATCAATCCAGAGACCATCACAAAATCGCTTGATATTGCCTTGAAAAGGTTGGAGTACTGCCTAGATTACATGGTCCAAAGAGACCATTTAGGGGGTAATGTAGCGGACAAAGTTCGTCAGGAATTCACAAATGCGGTAGAAATTTCTAGCATAAAGTCATCTCTAGCTGCCTACAAGCGACATGAATGTCGACTAGATAATTTTTGGTTTAAAGTTCTTGCGGATTCGAGAAAAGAATTCTCAAACTTaagaatttttttaaaaaaaattttaaTTCTATCACATGGCAATGCAACACTGGAGCGAGGATTTTCTATAAACAAAGAGTGTCTGATAGTTAATTTAATCGACGAAAGCTTAGTGGCGCAGCGAATAGTATACGACGCTATTTTGAACGCCGGTGGTGTTTTAGGGGTAGACATAAATAAATCACTCATCCAGTACGCCCGAAACGCGCATGGACGATACGTCGAGAGCCtggagcaaaagaaaaaggaaagggcACAAAAGGACGATGCCAGTGCTAGAAAAAAGACAACGAATCAAGCACTTAAGGAATTAGAATTAGTTAAAGCCAAAATTCTCGCAGATGCTCAGAAAGAAGTAGCCTTAATCGAAGAGAAAATGagtaatttgaataaataa